The region CCCAGCGCCCCGCGGGCCGCCCTGGGCTAGAGCCGCCCGGGGCCTAGCCGGGCGGCTGCGGCTTCATGGCCTCGGCCACACAGAGCACCGGTCGGGCCCCGCCCGCCCCTCAGGGACCGCCCTCAGCATCCAGACCTCCTTGCCCGGAGCCCTGTTGTCCCCGCCTCTGGACCGGGCCCCGCCCCCACAGCGCTCAGTCCCTTTGGAGCCCCGCCTCCTGGCATGGCTCCGCCCCCATAGCACAACTCAGTCCCGCCTGAGCCCCGCCTCTGGACCTGGCTCCGCTCCCGAGCTCCACCCCCACAGCCTGATTCGGACCTCCTCGCAGCCCCGCCTTCGGCCAGGTCCCGCCCCCGCGCAGGCCGCCGCCGCGTTTCCCAGCGTCCTGCAGACCCGCCTGGGACGCCGGCTGATGGCGCCGGAGGCCGCCGGCGTGTAGAAGCCTTGCTTCACCTGCTGGGTACCAGCGCCATCCCAATCCCCAGCCTGCTGTTGGAGCCCATCCCAGGGGAAGGTTAACTGCTGCTCTGGCAGGCGGATGGGGAAGCTGGTCCGGATTGTTTTTAACACGTGCAGGACGTTTTGTCATTGTGGAGTCGCATCAGGCTCACCTTCACCCAGCGGAAATTCAGCCTTACTTATCCTGGCTCAAACTCAGGCCAAACGACGGCCTGGGCCTTGGTGCCACGCCGGCTGCACCCTGCCAGGGGCATATGCCCCGGAACCTGGCTCAAGCCCCCTTGGTGGCTGAGTTTCCCCAGCCGCACCCCCTGTCCTCCATACGGGCCTGGGTCCCGGTCAGCCTCCTTGGTACCCAGTGATCTCACATGAGCCCCTGTAAGACAGGACAGGGGCAGATCAAAGTTTAGGGGAACCTGAATCTTACTCCCAGTTTGAAGCCctcttaaaaataattccaaCTTTGTTcagaagtatttatttaaaacaggaacagaaagatGCTTAAGCTTTTATTATCAAGTTTATCCACTTCTACCAGAACCTTGGTGAGGCCTAGCCCAGCATCCCCCCACCTCCACTTCAGTCTGGCCCTGAGGCAGGCAAGGCCCAGACAGCCCTGGTCACAGCTGGGGAGAAGGGGAGCGGCCTTGCAAGGCTCTCTCAGTCCTCAGCAACCCACATATCCCTCTATACAAATGACGACGTTCACCCTCCAGAGTGTCTGTGCCTTTAAGCCCCCCACCCATGGAAGAGTCTGTTTCTCAGGCCACCTCGCCCCCTTCCTGGGTGGAAACAGTAAACAACGCTGGACTATGGGCTTCTCCACCTACTATAGAGCCCTCCATCCCCCCGCCCCATGActcaccccacccccaggagTTTCTTCCACCCTGCTGCTGTCCTGTGGCCCCAGGACAAGCTAGGTCCTCAGACTGCCACCACTATCCCCACCTAGCCCCTAAGGCCCAGGCCCCAACTCATGTTAAAGAGTGTTTGCATCCCTGTTCACTTGAGGACAGGTAAGAACTAGGCTGTCTGATCCCCAGTCCCGCCCCATCCCCCAAAGTAATGAGGCTCAGGTGGTGGCTGTCCCATTACATAGGAGGGGTGCCAAGGCCCCCCGCTCACACCACAAACTTGTTCTTGGCTAGGGAGTTGCTCTTGGTGGCTGTGTCTGCATGGGCCTGGTACCCAATGATGGTCTTTGGGGAGAGGCCCAGGCGCTCTTTGTATACACGCCTGCAGGTGTGGGGGACACAGAGGAAAAGAGACACAGGTAGTCATCACAGGGTCCTAGAGATAACTTAGGCCACCAGACTCCTACCCTCCTTCTGGCCACAGCCACACCTGTTGTGTCTTACCCATGTGGAAACCCAAAATATGACCCCCTTAATGCAAAAGGAGAGCTGCACTGCCATAATAGAAAGTTAGAATCTGAACGCCAGACCCTTCCATACAGGTGGGCAAGGCTATGGAGACTTTCAGAGGCCTCCCTTGCAGGCCAAGCCACCTCCATCCACCTTCCCTCCAGAAGAGACCCAAGCCCCCACCCTGGGCCAGAGACCCTCCTCACCCAATGTGCAGCACGCCCGCCTGGTTTTCCGCCTCCCTCGTCCACACAGCGATCTTGTCCCCCTTGGTGCGGATGTTGATGACGGCCCCACATACCTCCCTGCTGTGTTCCTCAAAGCTCTCCCCGATCAGACACAGCAGCTGGACCCGAAGTAGGGGGTTGTGAGATCACCGGCTGGGACATAGGGACTGGCCTGCCATCCTTGAGACCACTGCCACCATGAGACCCACACAGCCCATCTCTTCCCCTGAGGACCCTCCTCCTCCAACTCACCGTCTCCAGCCACAGCCGGTCCAGCTCAATGTGACGCTGCTGCTTGGCCAGGCTGACCAGCCAGCGGCCACCCCGCTTATTCCTGCTGTCCTCCCACATGGGCTGGATGCCATCCTGCAAGGCAGATGGCAAGTCAACTGCCTCCCTGTGTTCAAAGGGAAGTGGGGACCCACCTACCATCCTGGCCTTATCCGCTCTCTGCTGAGGCCCTAAGTAGGCCAGATTCTTTTATCCTCCTTCCCTCAGTGCAAGCAGGTTCCACCCCCAGCCACtcagccccccacaccctgaCAGACAGCCCTGGTCACCTTGTATAGCCTTGTATATGTGCATGTCTCTTTTACTGAGTTCCTTGAGACAAGCATTCAAATCGGGGTGGATTAAGGAAGCCTCAGGGGCAGACCCCAATGCGGGCAAGGAGGACATCCCGGACTTGGCTGCATGGTTCCCCAGGCAGGGCAGAAGTCACCTGGGGAGATCTCTAAACACAATGTCAGCCCTCCAGGGATGGGTGTGGCATCAATGAGTGTCCTCAAGCAATTCTGATGCCCTTCCCTAGTTAAGGAGCCAGGCCAgaaatctctccctctctctcttcccgcCTCTTAAGGTCCTCCAAGGTGTGGCTTGGGCCTGACCTACTCTGTCCAGGCTCCTGTAGAGCATTTCCTCCAGTCAGAAACCGCAACTCTGCTGAGAGGTGGCCCGtagctcccccacccccacccctctgaGGGATTAACGCAGTGGAATCTGGGAGGGATCAACCCATTGTCCCTTTAcgggagggaaagaggagagcaGAGCTTACCTTGAACAAGGCATAGTCACAGCCAGAGGAGAGCTTGCTGGCCAGCTGGATGTGACTGTATAGCCTGGACAGAGCCCCCCGCCCCATGCCAAAAGTCAAGGCTTTTTAGGGCCTGGTTCCAACTGGGTTCAGCCCTCCCAACTCCTCATCTGACCCCATGGCCTCCAAGCCTTTGCTTACACTGGCCTGCCACCTGGGATTCCACCCCCGTTTATCCAAACTCTCAAGACTCACCTTTTCCACAGAGCCTTCCCAGTGAAGGCTGAGCCAACCCCTGCGGAGGGTTTTGGACCCCCTGGTGCTCCCCCCTCCAGCTACAGCCGAGGCCTTCTCGCCTCCCTAGGGCTTGTGCAGCCCTTTTCAGACCCATTCCTGTGAGCACCCGGACACTGAGGCAGCCGAGTCCTCCCTTTGCAGCTGAGACAGGTTCAGAGAGGGGAAGGAACTTTCCCAGGTCACAAAGCCCTGGAGTGGCTGAGTCAGGGTCAGCTCCCTGCTTCTGCTGCTCCCCAGGCTCTCTCCCTGAGCCCAAAGAAGGTGGTGGGGTGCGGGGTGGTTGTTCTCTACACCCCCTGGGCAGAACCCACCAAGCCCCAGCCCTCACCAAGGCTGAAAGGCCCTAGGGAGGGCTGGCTCAACCCGGAGAGAGGGAGCCCAGAGCTCAGAGCCCCCCAACTCTAGCCCCACTGGGGACAGACACTCACGCCCAGAAGTCCTCCACAGTGTCCACCTTGGTGAGCAGGTGCAGGTTATCCTGCCAGGCCCGGCTGCGGTCATTCTTGAAGAACCACAGAGCCCACCTGGTGGGGGGAAGTGGGAGGCAGCCAGGAGGAAGCAGAGAGCCAAGTCCACCCCCAGGACACCTGGACTGACAGGGAGGACCCTCCCCTTCAAGGGCGAACTGGGAGATGAGATTTGGCGCACAGCATTCCCCTCTCAGGTGAATGAAATCAGTTGTCCTGAAGGGCAGGGGAGGAGTGGGGGTATTTGACCCACAGTCTCCGCGGGTTAAGGGCTGGAAGGGCCAACAGGGCCCAAGGCTTAGGTCAGCTCTGGCCTCCCACGGATGAAGAGCTAGGGCCAAGAAAGGAGGGGTTGCCCAAGGCCACGCTGCCAGTACAGAGACTGGACTGAAAGCAAGAGGCTGTGTTCCACCCACAGGCTCCTGCCTACCTGTTCTGCAGGGGGTGCAGCTCCAGCTTGACTTCCATGGGGCCCCCCGTCCGGGCCTTCCCTCTCAGAGACAGCAAAGTCCTGGGAGAGTTTGGAGACTTTTCTCCCGTGGGCGTCCTCtctgctgcctcctcctccttctcctcctcctcccgctcTCGGATTCCACCCTCAGCTTCACTCGCCTGAGCCAAAAAATGGAGTCAGGATGGGTTGTGAGCTCTGGCCCTGGCTGTCCCTGTACCCACCCTGCCCGTCCCCTGCTCCAGGAGGGGAAGGCAGGGGACTCACAAGGCCTGCAGTAGCCATGCCCAACTCAAACTCCATGGAGGACCCAGCATCTGAAAAGCCCCCAGCTACCAGCTTTTAACCCAGCAGCACCTGCCCCGCCCAcctggggcaggggagagggCGGGGCCATGGTGCATTGGGGTAGAGAGGCCAGGCTGATTACCTCAACAGCAAGCATTTAGTGAGTGCCTTCTTCGtgcaggcctggggctggggaagcAACTGTGACCAAGCCCCACACCGTCGGGGCCAAGACATGAAGGTAAGCGTCAATATTTGGAGTCCACCCGAAGGGAAAGCAAGGTCTGCATCCCATGGAGGGTGACCCTGGAATGTGAGGTGGACGGCCCTGCAGATGGCAGAAGCAGAGACACTGACATGGCCATGGGGCTGTCTGGCACCATCCCCATCCTCACATCAGAGCAGGTATTCATCTGGTCTCTGGAAGCacctgggtttgtttgtttgtttgttttgaaataaaatattcttttgacTAGAGATGaagggatttcactatgttgtccaggctgctctcaaactcctgggctcaagtgatctcccatttcagcctcccaaagtgctgggattactggcatgagccaccatacccagtggtgtctgagttttttaaaagtttaatcaTCTGCCAACATTTAGACATAGGAGGTTTTATACTAAGATTCACACTTTTGGTTTCTCTTGAGGATTTGGAAAGGTCCTCCTGGACCCACTGCCTCACAGGCCCCCAGTCCCTTTGGAGACACAGTGAGGCTCCCCACAGCCCCCACCTTACCTCCTGCCCCACCTGAGTGTTCTCTGCCTGACATGGATGGTGAGGGTCAGGGCCGCAGCCACACAGCCTAGGTTCCAGTCCTGATTCTACCCTGACCGCAGCCAGGCCTGAGCGTCATTGagtcagtttccccatctctaaaatgaaaatgttaatcaTACACAACTCAGAAGCTTGTTGAGGGTATTAAATGATACAGAACACATAGAACCCATAGAACAAGGCCTGGCTCGTGCTCAACAGAAGTCAGCTGAGGGTTCTCCCAGGTTGGGGAGTGTGGGGACTGGAATGGGGAAGGAAGGCGGGGAAGCTTTGGACACCCTTTATCAGCCTTCTGAACGTCCCCTTTTCTGTGGAGGCTGAAGCCTCCCCAAGTCCTTTAAAGTTTTGCCTCCTCCCCTTGGGCACTTTTAGGGTCCCAGACGTATAAAAGGCCCTGCTCCTCCCCCACACTTGAGGGGCTCGTGACCATCTGGAGGCTGAGTATTTGCTCAACCCACATCCTTAAGCCCTGGTACGTGCTAGGCACGGGGTTAGGAGCTGCTACGGTGATGAGTGAAAAACAAGCAGGCCCTGTGCTCAGGTTTATGAGATTATGCATCCATCAGACAATCTGTGTCATCACAAACAACCCACTGAAGGAAAGGGATTCGGGGATGGGAGAACCTAAAAAGTCCACGATCCAAGCTGGGGCTTCAGAGCGGCAGTTCTCAGGTGcgtgtatcagaatcacctgcacGGGTTGCTCATCACGCGCTGCTGGGCCCTGTCTCAGAACTTCTGACTCCTTAGTTCTGGGCTTGGGCTTGAggatgtttccattttatttatttatttatattgttttgaggcaaggtctcactccagctgcccaggcgggagtgcagtggtgccatctcggctcactgccgtCTTAGCTTCTCagctcaggtgattcgcccacctcagcctcccgagtagctgggactacaggcatgcaccaccacgcccagctagttttttgttttgttttgttttgttttgtagaggtagggttttgccatgttgcccaggctggtcttgaacgcctagactcaagcaatctgcccaccttggcctcccaagtgctgggattacaggcgtgagccaatgtgcccggcccaggatatttgtatttctaacaagttcccagatgctGCTGGCCAGGGACCCCGTTTTAAGAACCACTGGGTTGGAAGAAGCTCACTGAGAGGTGGTATTTGAGCTAAGACCTAAAGCATGAACAAGAAATAACAGGAAATAATTAACTGGGTCGGGGAGGGCATCTCTGGGAGTGGAAACAGTATGTGCAAATGCCCTGGggcaaagggaatgtggaataccaGAGGACGAGAAGACAGGCCAGTGTGGGCAAAGCTAAAAGGGGAAGGAAATGGGTAAGCCTGATCCTAGGGGCAGTGGGGAGCCACTGAGCATTTCGAGCCTGTACAGACTGGCTGGGGAGGCAATCAGATACGCTTTTCAGCAGGTTCTCTGGATTGCTATGTGGGAAACAGAACCCTGTGGCTGCCAGAAGGTGTGGGGAAACACTGACTAGGAGGCTAATGTAGTCCAGGTGACAGATGGGGCGGCAGAGAAGATGGAGAGATGATAATAGACTCAAGCGGTATGTAGAAGGAAAACTCAGTGATATTTGGTGATAGATAGACCCTGGAGGGGTGAAGCACTGTGTCCCACTtacctattgctgcataacaaaccaccccaaacttagtggcttaaaacaataatcatCATTTATTATGCTCACAAGTGTGCAACATGGGCAGTGCTCAGTAGGACAGCCCAGCTCTCCTCCAAAGGGAGGTCAGCTAGGGTGGCTTACAGGTTGGGGCTGGAGTCATCTGCTCGCTCACACGTGGGGCAGCTGATGCCAGCTGTCAGCTGGAGCCTCAGCTGGGGGTGCTGGCCAGGATGGCTCTGCATGGCCTCTCCATGTGGCTGCTTGGCTTCCTCCCGGCGTGGTGGCTGGGTTCCCAGAGCAAGCATCCCAAGAGACAGGAAGCAGAAGCTGCCAGTTTCTTAAGGCCTGGGCCTGAAACCTGGCACCACATCAGACCCACTCTATTCTACTAGAGTCACAGGCCCAGATTCAAGGGAGGCAACATACTGCCACCTCTCAGTGGGAGGAGCAATGAAGAAATTTGGACAGAGGGAGCCCTGGAGGAGGACCAGGCTGGGAAGACATCAtgaatctagattttttttttgttgctttgagacagggtctcgctctgttgcccaagctggcagtggcatgaccatagctcactgcagcctcaaactccttggctcattctccctcctcagcctcccgaggaactgggactacaggtgcccaccaccatgtctggctaattttcaattaagaaaaaaatagagatggggtctcaatatgtggcctagactggtctcaaatcaGCCTGggagggttcaagtgattctcctgcctttgcttcccaaagtgttgggattacaagtatgagccactgtgccggccagGAATCTAGATCtgatgaagaaaaaggaaggaagggctcTCCCCCAGTACCGGGTATGGTCTCAGCTACCTTACAACTGTGGCCCAGAGCCCAGCACGGAATGACCCTCCCAGCCACAGCACCCCTTCCCATCACCTCCCACAGCTTCCAGCCTGGGGAAGCCCCTGGAGTCCTGGATTGAGGTGACTAAGGAGAGACCTTAAGAGCAACCACCCAGCCCTACAGACGTCCTGGCCCCTCCCTGAGGCCCTCCCACATCTGTCTGTGGGGGACATCTTCATGTCAGGATTGAACCAGCAGGGGCTCTTGAATCCCAGCCCTACCATCCTGTTCCTAAAATATCTTGAATCTGCCCATTCCTCTCCCTCCCAACTCCCCTGACTCCAGGAAAGCTGGTTCTAACCTTGGCTGCTGCATGAGTATTTCCTGACACTTCATTTGCTTCCACTCCTGCTTTCCTACAGAAAGTTCTCCAGGTTCCTCGGGGggatcatttaaaatattaatctgGTCACGTAACTTCTTTGTTTAAAACCcaggccagctgcggtggctcatgcctgcaatcccagcactttgggaggatgaggccggtggatcacctgaggtcaggagttcgagagtagcctggccaacatggtaaaaccctgtctctactaaaaataaaacaaacaaacaaacaacaacaacaacaaagaaaaaaactagctgggcatggtggcagccacctgtaatcccagctactcgggaggctgaggcaggagaatcgcttgaattgaggaagtggaggttgcagtgagccgagatctcaccattgcactccagcctgggcaacaagagtgaaactgcatctaaaaacaaacaaacaaacaaaaaaacctccagGACACCCAGGATGTGATCCAAAGTCCAGGTCCTGGGCTTGCAAGGTTCTTGGGCGATCCAGCCTCCCATGCTCTGAGCACATGGAGCCTCCAAAAGGCCAGATttgttcctgcctcagggcctttgcacttgcagtTTCCGCTGCAACTTTTTACAGAAGTTCTCCTTGTCCTTCTGGGCttggctcaaatgtcaccttctcaaagaggccttccctgactgcTACCCTATCTAGAGAAGAACACTCTCCCCCATGCCCTCTAACTCATCACCCTGTTCTATTTCCTTCTTAGCGCTTAACActacttatttgtttattcattcaaaaaataatgaCCTACCAATTACTTTGTGCCGGACACCATTTGAGGCTCTGGGGAGCACAGCTGTGAACAAAATGGATGGTTTCTCCTCTTTGCATCAGAAGACCCTAGGACTAAGCCCTGGGACCTCTTGTCTGTTCTGTCAGTACTTGCTGTTTCATGCCCTTATCCAGTAATGGGCATTAAATGTCATTTAGACGGTGACATGCTTAGCTGCCACCAGAAATCCAGAAGAGCATATCCAGCTGCCCGCCCGACAGCTCTATCTGGGTATCTAATGTGCATCTCAGAGCTACCATGTCCAAAGATGAATTCCTGACACCTCCTCTGCCCCGCTCCAGACTTGCTCTTCCAACCGTCCTCTCCACCCTTCCAACTGCTCAGCCGAAAACGTTGGAATGGTCCTGGGGCTCTGTCTTTCTCACCTGTTAGCACATGCCACGACCAGTTCTCCCTTCAAAATATCCAGGACCCAACCACTTCTCTTGGTTTCCATTGCCACCATCCCAGCCCAAGTGACAGTCACCCTGCATGTGTGATGGTGATGGCCTCTGAACTGGTCCTCAGCTTTCACCCTTGCCCAAGAATAGTCCCCTCCCTACTCCCTACACAGCAGCTGTTAAAATGAAATCCGGATCACTCCCTCCTCTGCTCACAGCGCAGGAGCCCACAAGGTCCTCATCCCTCcagccctcctctccctccctctgctgcGGCCACAGTGGCCTTCAGTCATGCAGATCTTCAGATGTGCCAGCCACCTCCTGCCTTAGGACTTCCAGAGGCTGTCCCCTCACTTCCTAACCTCTCTCAGGGTAGGCGATCCCTGCCCATCGTATGTGACTGTCCAACCCCGCTCAGCCCTGGTGCAGCAATTCCTCTGCTTCTCCTCCCTCACTGCCCCCAGCATTTGTCACCTCCTGACACACCATacattttactgatttattttactCATCACTTACCTTCCTCAAGGTCcccaaggcctttttttttttgagacggagtcttgctctgttgcccaggctggagtacagtggcacgatcttggctcactgtaacctctgcctcctgggttcaaaggattctcctgcctcagcctcccaagcagctggaattacaggagcacatcaccacacctggataatttttgtgtttttcatagagacagagtttcgccatgttggccagtctggtctccaactcctgaccgcaggtgacccgcccacctcggcctctcaaagtgctgggcttacaggcgtgagccaccgcgcccagcccccaagGCCTCTCTTGTTCACAGCTGTGTCCCTAGGGCCTACAACAGTGTCTGGCTTATGGGAAGTACTCAGAAGTCGGAGGGAGCAGGGAGGATTGGTCAATAGATTTAGCAAAGCGAGTGTTGCTGATGATTTTTACAACAGCAGCACAGTAGAAGCATCTTTTGTGGTTTCTAGTTGTTAATTGTCTGCCCCATCCCACTCGAATGCTGAGTTCCAGAGAGGCAAGGGCTTCATTGGTCTTATTTCCTGCTGTATCTCCTGTACCTGGAATGATATCGGCACCCAGTAGGCACTCAGGGAAAACTGATTGAAAAGAACAAAGGCCAGGGACTTTCTCTCTCTGGGTATCAattcccttatctgtaaaatgggaatgaaaatGCCTGCTTTGAAGGATTGCTGCGAGGACGTCGTGACGTAATGGATGGAGTACTTAGCGCGTTgtagatgttcagtaaatgtCCCCGATTCCCCTCCCTGTTCTCAGCTTCCTGTCCTGCCTGCCCTGCAGGACTGTGAGGCCTCTGGACAGCAGGAATGTTGCTAAAGGTTTAATCTGCCAGGCGCCACGCACAGAGTTACAAAGGCACATCTGGATTTTTGCAGAACTCAGGCGGGGCTGGAATCCCCAGGATCCGCTTAAGAGAACTCTCTGCTCCAGCTGCTCCAACCAGGATCTTCTCTAAAACCCTTTCCCACCTTTTGCCATGTTCCCTTCCCAGAAGCTTCCAGAGTCATCGTCCTTAGTACATTCctaggaaggggagaggaagaaaagaatggaaaggccCATTTCCTGGGGAAAGAGAGAATAGAAACGGTAAGAGGTCCTGAGGACTCGCAGGTTTAGGGACTGGCCACTGGAGGCCCACGAGCCCGAGATTTGCCACCCCATGCTGTAAAGGGTGGTAAGGGTATGTGGCGGGGGAAAGGATCCATCCTGCTAGAGAGTGGTGACCCAGTATCCGTGCCCCCTTCTTCTGAGGGAAACACATACggagcaagaaagaaaaatgtagcaaATGTTAATAATTGGTGAATCTAGCTGGgaacggtggttcatgcctgtaatcccagcactttgggaggctgaggcaggcagatcacctgaggtcaggagttcgagaccagcctagccaacatggtgaaaccccgtctctactaaaagtacaaaaattatccgggcatggtggcatgtgcctgtggttccagctactcaggaggctgaggcaagagaatagcttgaaccagggaggcagaggttgcagtgagctgagattacaccattgtactcaggcctgggcaacagagctagactccgtctcaaaaaaaaaaaaaaaaaaaaaaaaaaaaaaaaaaggaaagaaagaaaaagacagacaacTGGCAGGTATTCTTTATACCCTACCTCCCCTCTTCCTGCTGTCTGCATCGACATGATGGCAGGAGCTGCAGCGGCCATCTTGGGCCATGAGGATGAAATTCATGTACTAAGAATGGTGCACCAGAAAGGTAGGAGTCTGGGTTCCTGATGACTGTGAAGTCATCACACCACCTGTGGACTGCCCACCACTGGACTTGTTtaagtgaaagaataaatgcCTGCTTTGCCTAAGCTTCTGTGTTAACAGCCAAACGAACTTCCTGCCTGACTCAGAATTTAACCTATTTTCTGTTACCTCGACATTCTGGACTGTCCCACCTGCTAGACCCCTTGCTGGGAATGCTCACCACCACTTGTAAGGTCCTTCTCATCTTTCAAAACCCAGCTCGAATGTCACTTTCTCCTGGAGGCTGTCCCCTGCTGCCCCTTCCCTCTTTGGGCTCACTGCTATTCAGCTCCCCAGCCACCCACTTGCTGCCCATCCATCGCAGACTCTCCACTGCTGGTGTCCTTCGGCCTTGCTCTAGCATTTATCTAATCAACCTCTATCCCCAAGGCCTCTGTGCACTCTCTTCagcttctccttctttctcactGCCAGAGCCTTCTCAGTCTTTCTCCAGGTTCCTCTGCTTCTGGCCACCCCGAAGTTTGCAGCACCTCAGGAGTCTGTTCTGGGCACTCTTCTTTTCACTCTCCATGCACCCCCGGACGATCACACTCAGCCCTATGGCTCCAGCCACCACTTCTATGCTAATGACTCCAAACCCAGTGGGGCACTGATCTCACTTGGCTCACAAGAACAATTGTTGAAACTTCAggaatctggctgggcacagtggctcagcctgtaatcccagcactttgggaggctgaggtgggcggatcacgaggtcaggagattgagaccagcctggccaacatggtgaaaccctgtctctactaaaaatacaaaaattagccaggcatggtggcaggcacttgtaatcacagatactcgggaggctaagacaggagaatcctttgaacccaggaggcagaggttgcagtgagccgagatcacgccaccacactccagcctgggtgtcacagcaagactccgtctcaaaaaaaaagaaaaaaaaaacttcaggaatTGTGTGAGCCAGTTGTTAAAGCCATtacattgttaaaaattaaattatataaagttatagttaaattatgttaaaaaatagataatactCAAAACATATAACTTCCTAGTCATTTTACTAGTATCTGTGCTCTTAAGGTTATTTTTATCTACATTATCTGTCTCATGAAAATTCTAGATAACTGAACCAATTTTCTG is a window of Pongo pygmaeus isolate AG05252 chromosome 4, NHGRI_mPonPyg2-v2.0_pri, whole genome shotgun sequence DNA encoding:
- the EIF4E1B gene encoding eukaryotic translation initiation factor 4E type 1B, with product MLAVEASEAEGGIREREEEEKEEEAAERTPTGEKSPNSPRTLLSLRGKARTGGPMEVKLELHPLQNRWALWFFKNDRSRAWQDNLHLLTKVDTVEDFWALYSHIQLASKLSSGCDYALFKDGIQPMWEDSRNKRGGRWLVSLAKQQRHIELDRLWLETLLCLIGESFEEHSREVCGAVINIRTKGDKIAVWTREAENQAGVLHIGRVYKERLGLSPKTIIGYQAHADTATKSNSLAKNKFVV